The following DNA comes from cyanobiont of Ornithocercus magnificus.
GCAGTACCCCATAGCGCAAATGGCAGCAGCATCAGAAGCCAGCGCCATAGATATGTCATGGAAGCCCAGCTGTAAACTCCTTTTTAAGATCCGGCAAGTCTGAACGAGTAGAAATGATCTGGCCCTGGCGCCGTAGATCCCGCCGGCGAATGGCCCGGATCGTCATCGATGGCCCCATCACACCTGCCACTCGGCGACGAGTCCTAAAAGGAATCCGTGAGGTCGAACAACGGAAGTTCCCAGCTCTACTGCTACGCATTGACAGCCCTGGGGGTACTGTAGGCGACAGTCAGGAGATCCATGCCGCACTTCTGCGATTGCGACAGAACAGCTGTCGCGTCGTTGCCAGTTTTGGCAACATCTCGGCTTCTGGCGGTGTATACGTCGGTGTGGCAGCTGAAAGAATCGTCAGCAACCCTGGAACAATTACCGGTTCTATCGGTGTGATCTTACGTGGCAACAACTTGTCACAGCTCTTAGAGCGCATCGGCGTTCGCTTCGAAACTGTAAAGAGTGGTGCCTACAAAGACATCCTGTCACCGGATCGTGCCCTAACGAGTGAGGAAAGGACTGTATTGCAGCAACTGATCGATAGTAGCTACGATCAATTCGTAGCAGCAGTAGCAGAGGGTCGTAGTCTAGGTGAGGATACGGTGCGGAGCTTTGCTGATGGCCGTGTCTTTAGTGGAGCCCAAGCCCTCCAACTTGGTCTTGTGGACGAGCTCGGCGATGAAGATCATGCTCGGCGGTTGGTGGCTCGCCTTGCTGGCCTTGATGAAACCACTACACGACCGATCACTGTTGGCCGACAACCTCGACAACTACTCAGCCGTTTGCCAGGAGTTGAGCTGCTATCACTTCTGAGCCGCTTACTAGATACCGAGCTGTGTGGTAGCGGACAACCGCTGTGGCTATACCGTCCATGAGCGCGACGTCGGAATCATTACCGCTACGCTTACGAGGATTGCGCGGTGCCACTACTTGCACAGCCAACACTGCTGAAGCGATTGAAGCAGCTGTTGACGAGCTGATAGAGATACTAATCCAGCGCAATGCCCTTGAGTCTGATAGAGTTGTTTCAGTGCTGTTCTCCGTAACATCCGATTTGAATGCCTGCTTTCCTGCAGCAGTAGTACGCCGGAGGTCAGGGTGGGGCAAAGTAGCACTACTAGATTGCCAGCAAATGGCTGTTGATGGCGACATTGACCGCTGTATCCGTCTTCTAGCGCATGTCTGGATGCCGCAGAATCAGGTCCCTGTGCATCCCTATCTTGGGGAAGCAACTCAACTGCGGCCTGACCTATCTAGCTATGGCTAGTAGAGTCTGCTACTAGTATCTCTAAATTACTTCTTTGTTCTAGGAATTTTTAAGGATGATTCACTCCAGGCAAATAACCCTATCACAACTCACTAAGCTTTATGATCACGCTTAGTCAGCAGCAACAGCTTATACTGCGTGCCGCTTTTGGTCTAGCAGGAGTTGCACTTGCAGCTGTTAGTTTCAGTCGAACCCCACATCTTCATAAGGTTGCTGCTCAGGGCACTACACCTGCCCTGGTTGAATTTCGCTGGGGAAATTCTGAGGCCTATCGCAGGCTCTACTACTACCAAAGCTCTGATAGGCAACTAGATTGGGCGACCTACTATTTGATGCTTCGCCCAAGAGATCGCAAGACAAACATTCTCAAGCTTAATATCACAATCCCCGATTACTTCAATGTCAGTATTAGGCCAGATAGCTTGTCGTTGTGCCGAATGCAACTGGGTGGCTATCTCTCACGCAGTCGTTGCAAGGAGCTCATCCCAGCAGTATTCCAAGTGAATGAGGCAAATAACGACATAGAGGTTTTCCCAAATCGAGCAATCTCTACTGAGGGTACTTACGCTGTGGTAATGAAGATTTTCAATCCTGATCGCCGCGGAATGTTCCAATTTAATGCCCTGGCCCAGTTGATGGGAGAATTGCCGTCGCTAGTCTACCTTGGAAGTTGGTTAATCGACATCAATTAAAATAGGGGGTATATATTGGCCCTCTATAGGGAGGGCCTTAATGACTAAGCACACTCTTGGGGGTACTAGTCGCAAGCGGAAACGGGTATCAGGCTTCCGAGTAAGAATGCGTACCCATACAGGGCGTCGCGTGATCCGCAAACGGCGTAGGCGTGGTCGGACCCAACTGGCTGTCTAAACGTAAGTGACCGTACATGGCCTTCTGTGACTTTAATATTCCTGTGAGGCATATCCACGACCTTGAACACAAATGATACTGCCCCTAGAAATGCGAATAAGGGGGCATCGCTGTTTTGATCACCTCCACCGGTATGGGCGTCAGCGGCGGGGCAAACTTATTTTGCTTAGGATGGTTGTAGGAGATCCTAGACTTCTACGACCTAAGCTACGATGCGGCGTTCAAAACTGCTGCCGCTGCGCGGTAGTAATCAGCAATAAGGTTCACAAGCGTGCTGTAGAGCGTAATCGTCTTCGTCGCAAGCTACACAGCCATCTCAATCAACGCCTAAAAGATCATGGAAGCGGAGCAGGAATTTGGCTGCTACTCAGCTTGCGTCCAGGAGCTTGTGAGGCTAACACAGAGCTTCTCTTGAGAGAATGCGACAGACTGCTCGAGGAAATCGGTCTTCTGCCATGAAATCCATACCTGAGGATACTTTCTACGAGGGTGGGCCTGCGAAGGGAGACCTGGTTTTGAACTTGATGCTAGGTCTCAGCTTAATCGGTATTCCCTTTGCAGTTGGCGCCATTGTGCGCGCAGTATGGCTTCGATTCTTGATCACAAGCCGCCGGATCTCTGTTAGTGGCGGCTGGTTAGGGCGCGACCGCACGCAAGTAGTGTACGGACAGATTCGCGAGCTACGCTCAGTGCCACGTGGGTTTGGTGCTTGGGGTGACATAGTGTTGGTTCTCACAGATGGGGCGAGGCTAGAGATGCGCTCCGTTCCGCACTTTCGGGAAACCGAGGCCTACATTCTTGAATGCATAGCAAGCCGCCGTGCTGTGAGCGACACAGACATCGGAGAAAGCCGGGGTTTTGCCGCCTGAGCTCTCCTGCCACTGTCACCGAAATCATCCCACTGATGCACACTGGCACCACATCCTTCTCAACTGGACAAGCACCGTGATCGGGTACATCTCCGACAATCTGCTACTCCCGATCCTCGACTTTTTCTACGGACTAGTCCCAAGTTATGGCTTGGCGATCGTAGCCCTTACAGTGGTTATACGGCTCACTCTGTTCCCACTCAGTGCAGGATCAATTCGCAACGCCCGGCGGATGCGCATTGCCCAACCAGTGATGCAGCAGCGGCAAGCCGAGATTCGCGGCAAATTCTCTAATAACCCTCAAAAACAGCAGGAAGAGCTAGGCAAACTTATGAAGGAGTTTGGCAGTCCACTAGCCGGCTGTTTACCGTTGTTAGTGCAGATGCCGATTCTTTTTGCTTTGTTTGCCACACTACGGGGCTCGCCATTTGCAGATGTACCTTACACTCTAAACCTAAAAGTTCTTCCTGCTGAACAAATCGCCGCTGTTGACCTGAAGCCATTTACTAGTAGCAGTCACTCAATTTTTATCTCCGATAATGAACATGTCCCCGTAGTCGCGGGACTTCCAGGAGGTACAAAGTTGGGTGTTGGTGATGCAGCAAAGGTACAGCTACAAACACGCTCTGGAGAGCCATTTACTGATGTACTTGACCGTGTCAATGATGGTGAGCGCTTTCTGCCTAAATGGTCTTTGACAAGAGGAGATGGGATTGTAACAGTTTCCGATGATGGCACTATCACTGCAGTCAGTCCTGGCGATGCAACTATTGAAGGTAAAGTTCCTGGTCTGGCAGCTCGTAGTGGCTTCCTATTTATCAAAGCCCTAGGTCAAGTTGGTTTTTATAGTGACGGTAATGTCAATTGGGATATAGCTATCCTTGTAGCAGCATTTGGCCTCACTCTGCTCCTGTCTCAGCTCCTGTCAGGTCTTGGGATGCCAGCTAACCCACAACAGTCCACAGCTAACAAAATCACCCCAGTAATGATTACAGGCATGTTCCTGTTTTTTCCACTACCAGCCGGAGTATTACTTTATATGGTGATTGCTAACATCTTCCAGGCATTACAGACTTTCTTGCTCACCAGGGAAGCACTGCCAGATAACCTCCAGGTTATACTTGATCAACAGCTTGCCCAACAGTCCAAGGGAGCAGCAATCACTACAGCCACAGTAGGCAGCAATACTTCACGCCTACCGTTTGAGCCAAAGAGTCGAAAGTGATGCAGGGCTTAGAGCCTGTTCTACTGAGAGAACTTCTGTTTCTCGATCTTTCGCGACGACACTGGCAAATCGATTGCCTAGTAGATGGTTTTACAAGCTTAACTCCAGTACGCGGTTGGATTGAGGCTGAGCACTGTGGCAATATTCTTAAGGTTTGTAGCGAAGCCAGCACCATCATAAGTCTGTGCTGTGATCGTTGTCTCAGACAGTTCAACCAAGAATTGAATTATCGCACACGTGAGTTAATTTGGCTTGGCAAAACTTCTTTGGAAGAACAGATGCTGAACAAAGAACTTTCAATTGATGCTGTAGATAGCTTGGTTGATTGTCTTGACCCAAACGGGACTTTTGACCCTGGACGTTGGTTGTTCGAGCAACTCAGCCTCCGGCTTCCTACTGTAAGTTACTGCAGGATAAATTGCCCGGGTCCGCCATTACCACGCGCCAGCAAAATAGATAAAAA
Coding sequences within:
- a CDS encoding membrane protein insertase YidC; this encodes MIGYISDNLLLPILDFFYGLVPSYGLAIVALTVVIRLTLFPLSAGSIRNARRMRIAQPVMQQRQAEIRGKFSNNPQKQQEELGKLMKEFGSPLAGCLPLLVQMPILFALFATLRGSPFADVPYTLNLKVLPAEQIAAVDLKPFTSSSHSIFISDNEHVPVVAGLPGGTKLGVGDAAKVQLQTRSGEPFTDVLDRVNDGERFLPKWSLTRGDGIVTVSDDGTITAVSPGDATIEGKVPGLAARSGFLFIKALGQVGFYSDGNVNWDIAILVAAFGLTLLLSQLLSGLGMPANPQQSTANKITPVMITGMFLFFPLPAGVLLYMVIANIFQALQTFLLTREALPDNLQVILDQQLAQQSKGAAITTATVGSNTSRLPFEPKSRK
- a CDS encoding chorismate mutase, yielding MSATSESLPLRLRGLRGATTCTANTAEAIEAAVDELIEILIQRNALESDRVVSVLFSVTSDLNACFPAAVVRRRSGWGKVALLDCQQMAVDGDIDRCIRLLAHVWMPQNQVPVHPYLGEATQLRPDLSSYG
- a CDS encoding 50S ribosomal protein L34 yields the protein MTKHTLGGTSRKRKRVSGFRVRMRTHTGRRVIRKRRRRGRTQLAV
- a CDS encoding ribonuclease P, yielding MKSIPEDTFYEGGPAKGDLVLNLMLGLSLIGIPFAVGAIVRAVWLRFLITSRRISVSGGWLGRDRTQVVYGQIRELRSVPRGFGAWGDIVLVLTDGARLEMRSVPHFRETEAYILECIASRRAVSDTDIGESRGFAA
- a CDS encoding signal peptide peptidase SppA; translated protein: MIWPWRRRSRRRMARIVIDGPITPATRRRVLKGIREVEQRKFPALLLRIDSPGGTVGDSQEIHAALLRLRQNSCRVVASFGNISASGGVYVGVAAERIVSNPGTITGSIGVILRGNNLSQLLERIGVRFETVKSGAYKDILSPDRALTSEERTVLQQLIDSSYDQFVAAVAEGRSLGEDTVRSFADGRVFSGAQALQLGLVDELGDEDHARRLVARLAGLDETTTRPITVGRQPRQLLSRLPGVELLSLLSRLLDTELCGSGQPLWLYRP
- a CDS encoding ribonuclease P protein component, translating into MILPLEMRIRGHRCFDHLHRYGRQRRGKLILLRMVVGDPRLLRPKLRCGVQNCCRCAVVISNKVHKRAVERNRLRRKLHSHLNQRLKDHGSGAGIWLLLSLRPGACEANTELLLRECDRLLEEIGLLP